From the genome of Candidatus Cloacimonadota bacterium:
GGGGCAGAAATCCATATTACCAGCATCAAAAGCAGAAGAATAAGCTTGTTTGAGTTATCAACGAGAAGTAGCAAGCGTCTCGCCGCACTCTCCATAATGCTCATAATCGGCAATAGTTTTATGCGAGAGGCTCCCGTCTAAGAAGCTCGTAGTAATTCCCGGCATCCTTTTTGGCTACATTGCCATCGGGAACCTCTTTGATGCGAAATTCATGTAGGAAGCCGTATAAACGCATTTCTACAACATCAGTTTCTTTAACTAAAACGGATGCTTTGGCAACTTTGCCGTT
Proteins encoded in this window:
- a CDS encoding RNA-binding protein; this translates as MRIDLLLNKLCFTKTRSIAKNACDKGLISVNGKVAKASVLVKETDVVEMRLYGFLHEFRIKEVPDGNVAKKDAGNYYELLRREPLA